Proteins encoded by one window of Pseudorca crassidens isolate mPseCra1 chromosome 3, mPseCra1.hap1, whole genome shotgun sequence:
- the LOC137220768 gene encoding small integral membrane protein 20-like, with amino-acid sequence MTLNLRTALIFGCFISLIGAAFYPIYFRPLMRLEEYQKEQAINRAGIVQEDVQPPGLKVWSDPFGRK; translated from the coding sequence ATGACCCTGAACCTGCGCACCGCGCTCATTTTCGGCTGCTTCATCTCCCTGATCGGCGCCGCCTTCTACCCCATCTACTTCCGGCCCCTAATGCGGCTGGAGGAATACCAGAAGGAACAAGCCATAAATCGAGCTGGTATTGTCCAAGAAGACGTGCAGCCACCAGGGTTAAAAGTGTGGTCGGATCCATTTGGCAGGAAATGA